CAGGTCGAGTAAGCAGAGCGCACTTTAAGGACAGGTGCCCCGTCGGCGCTGCCATCCTCCTGATCAAGTTGATGGGCAAATTCATGCATTGCCACATTATGGCCGTCCTGAAAATTCAGTACACCGTTTTTTACACTATCCCAGGCCAGAACAACGGTGCCGTGCGTCCATGATTCACCAAGACGAACAGACGAGTCAGTTGAATTTGAACCGAAACGACTTTGGGTGCCCGTCACGTAAGCGCCGGGATAAAGGAGTATGGAAAAAAGTTTCGGGTAGCAGTCGACTTTTCGATTGAGCAGGAGCATGCAGGCCTGTGCCGCAATGGTAACCCTCATCTCGTCAGTCAAAGTAAGCCCGCCGCATCCTTCAAAAGATTTTTCTGAAATAAATATTCTAATATTGTCGTTCAGCTGTTGTTTTAACAGGGGAGGTATCTTTTCATAAAGGGGGAAATTCCTCTTCAGGATGGCAGCCCATTCCGCCGGGAAGGGTGTGCTCAGCAATGCCCGCCTTTTTTGCCGACGTCGGACCGACTTAAAAATCTTAAGGCCCAGCACCACTGCTGCGACAACTGAGATAACAATAATAAGCTTCATCTGGTAATTTTAGTCTATAAATAAAAAAAGGTAATGTTCTCTCTCTAATCAGACCTTCCATATTAAAAGAGATCCGCTGTCCCCACAAGTATAAAAAACTCTTTATTCGGAATAAGTATTGTCCTCAAAAGTCCTTGTCATTCCTTACTTGATCGGCAATCCGGCTTTCTTAGTTACAGAAGCTACAGAATTCACAAAAGCTTTTTTCCGTTATTTCCGCGTAATTCCATGGTTAACTTTCTTTCAATCCGCATTCCGAAATCCCAAATCCGCAATCAATCCCCCCCCATCCTCTCCAAACATTTCCCCTTAAGCTCCTGAGCCACCTCCTTAAGCTCACTGTCCCGCCCGATGACCACATCGAGGTAGCCAATGGCTTCTTTCAGCATTTCATGGGCCCTTTCTTCATTGGTGTAAGCACCATAGTGGACCAGTTCGAGAAGCTTCTCTCCTCTTTTTAAAAGGACAAGATCGAGGTTGTTGAATTTATCAAGGTACTCTTCCAGTATCTTTTGTTGTCCTTCAAGGTAAAACTGGAAAATCTGCAAAAGGCCCCAGCGGAGATTTGCACTTTTATGTTCACCGCCCGTCTCCCCGGTGAATGCCTCCAGCGTAGATGAGCAAATCAGCTCTGCCAAAGCCTCCAAAGCAGAGGTATGACTTTCCAAATGATTACACATATCCCTCATGAGCCATTCATCAAATTCTCCGTCCTTTTGCTTTGCTTCTGTCATGACTTGCCCCTCCGTTAATTTATCTATTGAAATAATGACGGCAATATATCATGCTCGGAATTTTAGAGCAAGGACTTTTGCTCCTATAATCGAAGCATGAAAAAGACAATTCACAGCCCACATGGGAAAGTCATCAGCCAAAGGCTTGTCGAGCTGAGAAAAAAAGCGGGATTGACGCAAAGAGAGCTTGCTAAAAAATTGGGTAGGGAGCATTCATTTGTTGCTCACTATGAACTTGGTGAAAGAAGAATTGACCTTGCCGAGTTTTA
Above is a genomic segment from Deltaproteobacteria bacterium containing:
- a CDS encoding zinc-dependent peptidase, with amino-acid sequence MKLIIVISVVAAVVLGLKIFKSVRRRQKRRALLSTPFPAEWAAILKRNFPLYEKIPPLLKQQLNDNIRIFISEKSFEGCGGLTLTDEMRVTIAAQACMLLLNRKVDCYPKLFSILLYPGAYVTGTQSRFGSNSTDSSVRLGESWTHGTVVLAWDSVKNGVLNFQDGHNVAMHEFAHQLDQEDGSADGAPVLKVRSAYSTWSRTFSKEYELLRKKASKRKKSVMHKYGATNPAEFFAVATETFFEKPEQLKKKHAELYHELESFYKVDPVAWNEE
- a CDS encoding helix-turn-helix domain-containing protein; its protein translation is MKKTIHSPHGKVISQRLVELRKKAGLTQRELAKKLGREHSFVAHYELGERRIDLAEFYWICKACGASPKKEVVELIKAFDVME